Proteins from one Flavobacterium branchiarum genomic window:
- a CDS encoding zinc-dependent metalloprotease encodes MREKALMKNLKNTLILLLLINSGVIIAQKKDKKSRKDKTEQVKDSTSNKKGKKYNDLIKDGTLKKGLFNIIQVKTDLYLEINDSLFQREFLVVNKISNVPMQVNEAGLNKGMNYENKIITFHKDLVAKKVWVKSSVPSVSSPKGDAITASVMNNFSESIIEVFDIEAKNNDSTSVIIKANKVFDGKQKSFNDILSNIGFGGSVKSELSYIEFAKSFPKNIVVKSQLTTSISEGGGPALSVTLGVTSNIVLLDKVPMQPRFSDKRIGYFTEKHWYFSDNQHAMREKELITRWRLEPKKEDIEKYRRGELVEPKKPIVYYIDPSTPKQWRSYIIEGVRDWQVAFEKAGFKNAVIAKEPTEEDTDFDIDDVRYSVITYVASPKSNAMGPAVVDPRSGEIIESDIIWWHNVMTSLHSWMRIQTGVIDPKARGNKFSDEHMGEAIRFVSSHEVGHTFGLKHNMGSSFAYDVESLRSKDFTAKMGGTAPSIMDYARYNYIAQPEDHVEAITPKIGEYDKYAIEWGYRWYPEVKEEHTALNGLIEKHQNDPIYFYGEQQGEIIDPRSQSEDLGNDAMKASEYGLKNLKRVVNSILDWTYDKDESYYETGKLYIGTIGQWQLYNRHVLGNLGGVYLNTTVHGDNKASYVAVPAAIQKRAVAYLLKNSITIPEWLFFNSILDKTNPLKDSPLGPYEYTPYTLARELQYGIIYSMLSDDRLLRITEDELFQRNGAKENVFTVTQLFKTMRQSIFAPTIQNKSLTIMERMTQKNYVDVLIVSTNKLFEKTDGKKLIEIKENLNIPHLCNQLDESRMARNINQTSLKRVSEVTSDKKGELKQVLQLLRTKKNIGNQETQNHYFDLIQRIERALNTTL; translated from the coding sequence ATGAGGGAAAAGGCATTAATGAAAAATTTAAAAAACACATTAATTCTACTATTATTGATTAATAGTGGTGTTATTATTGCGCAGAAAAAAGACAAAAAAAGTAGAAAAGACAAAACGGAACAAGTTAAAGATTCTACAAGTAACAAAAAAGGAAAAAAATATAATGACCTTATTAAAGACGGTACGCTAAAAAAGGGCTTATTTAATATAATACAGGTTAAGACTGATCTTTATCTTGAAATAAACGATTCTCTTTTTCAAAGAGAATTTCTTGTGGTAAATAAAATTTCTAATGTCCCAATGCAAGTTAATGAGGCTGGTCTAAATAAAGGAATGAATTATGAGAATAAGATCATTACTTTTCATAAAGACCTTGTAGCAAAAAAAGTTTGGGTTAAATCATCAGTTCCAAGTGTTTCTTCTCCAAAAGGGGACGCAATAACTGCTTCTGTTATGAATAACTTTTCTGAATCTATTATAGAAGTTTTTGATATTGAAGCAAAAAATAATGATTCAACTTCGGTTATAATTAAGGCAAATAAAGTTTTTGATGGTAAACAAAAAAGCTTTAATGATATATTAAGCAACATTGGTTTTGGAGGTTCTGTAAAATCGGAACTTTCATATATTGAATTTGCTAAGTCATTCCCTAAGAACATTGTAGTTAAATCACAACTTACTACTTCAATTAGTGAAGGTGGTGGCCCTGCCCTATCGGTTACACTTGGAGTAACTAGTAATATTGTTTTATTGGACAAGGTGCCTATGCAACCTCGTTTCTCAGATAAACGAATTGGTTACTTTACTGAAAAACACTGGTATTTTAGTGATAATCAACATGCTATGCGTGAAAAAGAACTAATTACTCGTTGGAGATTAGAACCTAAAAAAGAAGACATTGAAAAATACCGTAGAGGTGAATTGGTAGAGCCTAAAAAACCTATCGTTTATTATATTGACCCGTCTACTCCCAAACAATGGCGTTCTTATATTATAGAAGGTGTTCGTGATTGGCAAGTAGCTTTTGAAAAAGCAGGATTTAAAAATGCGGTTATAGCAAAAGAGCCTACAGAAGAAGATACTGATTTTGATATCGATGATGTACGTTACTCGGTTATTACTTATGTAGCTTCTCCAAAATCGAATGCGATGGGACCTGCGGTTGTAGATCCTAGAAGTGGTGAAATCATTGAATCTGATATTATTTGGTGGCATAATGTAATGACTTCATTACACAGCTGGATGCGTATTCAAACTGGTGTAATTGATCCTAAAGCTAGAGGAAATAAATTTAGTGACGAACACATGGGTGAAGCTATCCGATTTGTTTCTTCTCATGAAGTTGGACATACTTTTGGTTTAAAACACAATATGGGATCTTCTTTTGCTTATGATGTTGAATCATTACGTTCTAAAGATTTTACTGCTAAAATGGGTGGAACAGCTCCATCTATAATGGATTATGCTCGTTACAATTATATCGCTCAACCAGAAGACCATGTAGAAGCTATTACGCCAAAAATTGGTGAATACGACAAATATGCTATCGAATGGGGTTACAGATGGTATCCTGAAGTAAAAGAAGAGCACACGGCTTTAAATGGCTTAATTGAAAAACATCAAAATGATCCAATTTATTTTTATGGTGAACAACAAGGAGAAATAATTGATCCTCGTTCTCAATCAGAAGATTTAGGAAATGATGCTATGAAAGCAAGTGAATACGGGCTTAAAAACTTAAAAAGAGTTGTTAATAGTATTCTAGATTGGACATACGATAAAGACGAATCATATTATGAAACTGGTAAACTTTATATTGGTACTATAGGACAATGGCAACTTTACAACAGACACGTATTAGGTAACCTTGGAGGTGTTTACCTTAACACAACTGTTCATGGTGATAATAAAGCAAGTTATGTAGCAGTTCCTGCAGCTATCCAAAAAAGAGCGGTTGCGTATTTATTAAAAAATAGTATCACTATTCCTGAATGGTTATTTTTTAATTCAATATTAGATAAAACAAATCCATTAAAAGATTCTCCACTTGGACCATATGAGTACACACCTTATACTCTAGCAAGAGAATTACAATACGGTATTATCTATAGTATGCTTAGTGATGATCGTTTATTGAGAATTACAGAAGATGAATTATTTCAACGTAATGGTGCTAAAGAAAATGTGTTTACTGTAACACAATTATTTAAAACGATGCGTCAAAGCATTTTCGCTCCAACAATTCAGAATAAATCTTTAACGATTATGGAGCGTATGACACAAAAAAATTATGTTGATGTCCTTATCGTTTCTACAAATAAACTTTTTGAGAAAACAGATGGTAAAAAACTAATCGAAATAAAAGAGAATTTAAATATTCCTCATTTATGTAATCAATTAGATGAATCAAGAATGGCACGTAACATCAATCAGACATCTCTTAAGAGAGTTTCTGAAGTTACATCTGATAAAAAAGGAGAATTAAAACAAGTATTACAATTATTAAGAACGAAGAAAAATATTGGAAATCAAGAAACTCAAAACCATTATTTTGATTTGATTCAACGAATAGAAAGAGCTTTAAATACCACTTTATAA
- a CDS encoding histidine kinase produces MKFTLKNSLSRRNFFILGILFVVLTLLSIFILSSLITQISEKSNSTNSLRSFIKKQEVLALEFSRFLEIQKEINQIIEISTRNNLSDNLKVLSAIHANQNLVKNNWFQINDGEIEFSNSKKNPNLTTEINAFIAKNDDKAKLNTIIKEDQNFFWRIYFKATTKNGERVRYGYDIDLKELQSYFSTVDQLAENYAFVYDKEGTILYHPEIKFIRQNVFKSTDVVPSDTIFALQKDFSKRTAFSEYLKLDIVRYTQQLKVDGTDWYVCVNFPENIANEDVDAIKKYASLIYFITTVILLVFFYLFAIFTRKSFQEKEDLAKDKNKLLLENEKIKKEKALIQLQQLKEQINPHFLFNSLNSLYMLIESNTKVARKFTLNLSKIYRYLINPPEQNIVSLKEELLFIEKYIFLQQTRFKEEFEFTITVEDNEALSKKVPYLSFQIAIENAIKHNIASDESPLKITIIIKENMVIITNTLNEKPNFEKESKFGHKYLKSIYNFYSKTDFETFKTDEFFVCILPLID; encoded by the coding sequence TTGAAATTTACTTTAAAAAATAGCCTCTCTAGGCGCAACTTCTTTATCCTAGGAATTCTTTTCGTAGTGCTGACCCTGCTTTCTATTTTTATATTAAGTAGTTTAATAACACAGATATCCGAAAAATCAAATTCGACCAATTCGCTACGTAGTTTTATTAAAAAACAAGAAGTCTTAGCGCTAGAGTTTTCACGTTTTCTGGAAATCCAAAAAGAAATAAATCAGATTATTGAAATTAGTACTCGTAACAATTTATCCGATAATTTAAAAGTTTTAAGTGCAATACATGCAAATCAAAATTTAGTTAAGAACAATTGGTTCCAAATAAATGATGGTGAAATTGAATTTAGCAACTCTAAAAAAAATCCCAACTTAACTACGGAAATAAATGCTTTTATTGCTAAAAACGATGATAAAGCTAAATTGAATACTATTATTAAAGAGGATCAAAACTTTTTTTGGCGCATTTATTTTAAAGCTACAACTAAAAATGGGGAAAGAGTTCGCTATGGTTATGACATTGATTTAAAGGAATTACAATCTTATTTTTCTACTGTAGACCAATTGGCAGAAAATTATGCTTTTGTTTACGATAAAGAAGGAACAATACTTTATCATCCTGAAATCAAATTTATAAGACAAAATGTTTTTAAATCTACAGATGTCGTTCCGTCTGATACAATCTTTGCACTCCAAAAAGACTTCTCCAAGAGAACAGCTTTTTCAGAATACTTAAAACTAGACATTGTAAGATACACACAACAACTAAAGGTGGATGGGACTGATTGGTACGTTTGCGTAAACTTTCCCGAAAATATTGCAAATGAAGATGTAGATGCTATAAAAAAATATGCCTCATTAATTTACTTTATAACTACAGTAATCCTACTTGTGTTCTTCTATTTGTTTGCAATTTTTACGCGTAAAAGTTTTCAGGAGAAAGAAGATTTAGCAAAAGATAAAAACAAATTGCTCTTAGAAAATGAAAAAATAAAAAAGGAAAAAGCATTAATCCAATTACAACAATTAAAGGAACAAATAAATCCACATTTTTTATTTAATTCTTTGAATTCTCTTTATATGTTAATTGAGAGTAATACTAAAGTGGCACGTAAATTCACTCTGAATTTATCTAAAATTTATCGGTATTTAATCAATCCACCAGAGCAAAATATTGTTAGTCTTAAAGAGGAGCTTCTTTTTATTGAGAAATATATTTTCTTGCAACAAACTAGGTTTAAAGAAGAGTTTGAATTTACAATAACAGTAGAAGATAATGAGGCTTTATCAAAGAAAGTCCCTTATTTATCTTTTCAGATTGCCATAGAGAATGCAATTAAGCACAATATTGCCTCAGATGAGAGCCCTTTAAAAATAACGATTATTATTAAAGAAAACATGGTCATCATTACTAATACTCTAAACGAAAAACCAAACTTCGAGAAGGAATCTAAATTTGGTCACAAATACTTAAAGAGTATTTATAATTTCTATTCAAAAACCGATTTTGAGACATTTAAAACGGATGAATTTTTTGTGTGTATTTTACCCTTAATTGACTAA
- a CDS encoding GNAT family N-acetyltransferase — MIIRKATINDSDAIATYLMLAMEDIVYKFIGKENYNEAKEFLLHFIEKESNQYSFQNCFVVEDNNEIIAAVNIYDGAELYLLREPIVQYVRTHYNKDFTPEDETQKGELYIDTLGVDPKCQGKGIGSKLLQFLIDEYVTKKHKTLGLLVDVDNPNAKKLYLKLGFKSVGIKTLVGKSLEHLQIKGQ, encoded by the coding sequence ATGATAATAAGAAAAGCAACTATAAATGACTCCGATGCTATTGCTACCTATTTGATGTTGGCAATGGAAGATATAGTGTATAAATTTATTGGTAAAGAAAATTATAATGAAGCTAAAGAATTTTTATTGCATTTTATAGAAAAAGAAAGCAATCAATATTCGTTTCAAAATTGCTTTGTTGTAGAAGATAATAATGAAATTATTGCCGCTGTAAATATATATGATGGGGCCGAATTATATCTTTTGAGAGAACCTATAGTACAATATGTTAGAACACATTACAATAAAGATTTTACCCCTGAAGACGAAACGCAAAAAGGAGAATTATATATTGATACTTTAGGAGTAGATCCTAAATGCCAAGGAAAAGGAATCGGTTCTAAATTATTACAATTTTTAATAGACGAATATGTAACAAAAAAACATAAAACTCTTGGTTTGCTTGTAGATGTAGATAACCCTAATGCTAAAAAATTATATTTAAAATTAGGCTTTAAATCAGTCGGTATTAAAACTTTAGTAGGTAAAAGTTTAGAGCATCTGCAGATAAAAGGGCAATAG
- a CDS encoding sensor histidine kinase yields the protein MIEKKIISDRFGFTKLKFEHRKVIHYTLLAFVILLQILAVVIWYNETTNEDKMSKYFNSISNLRNIKQLTNEINDSFINSQKYYNQYISNKDEASLKNYSASLIETGELVNKLNEATDKNSEFKKVLLEKSKSEMDILALKSTIDSIINLQTEPKNKEALNLLDFKKFEYNKILDSIKTDSYMKVDSVSKKGLFSRLGDALAGKTEIQKEQLNIIVTMKYNDKLVSGSIEDQIKNVFLTTNKYYENQFNNLKKTFTKLRNQDLKLTELNSKLLNLTATVLPNYSKPINALQADSQKKLENQYKSNITVRNYTLLILIVLMFIVSIILFSFTRMAFEYEKRLTTAQNLIRQSLNFKNRIMGMISHEIRSPLSIISMYSKKISSSIQDVEIKDTFKSIEFTTNSLLLLSNQILEYSKEENYELKLKNKNFHLKTEINQIIKSLSSLVESKGNKIKLNSNLNSDDEVYSDATKIHQLFYNIVGNANKFTENGLIAITIDLDKNSDYEYNLKIEIEDNGVGIPEENLKNIFDLYYQGNVSNKMNDLGVGLGLNLCKEIVELFDGEINVESKEGKGTKIVFNLILSPA from the coding sequence TTGATTGAAAAAAAAATAATAAGCGATAGATTTGGTTTTACAAAACTAAAATTTGAACATAGAAAAGTAATTCATTATACTTTGCTAGCATTTGTAATTCTTTTACAAATTTTAGCAGTTGTTATTTGGTATAATGAAACTACAAATGAGGATAAAATGTCAAAATATTTTAACTCAATAAGTAACTTACGAAACATAAAACAACTCACTAATGAGATAAATGATTCATTTATCAATTCTCAAAAATACTACAATCAATACATAAGTAATAAAGATGAAGCTTCATTAAAAAATTATTCAGCTTCATTAATAGAAACTGGAGAATTGGTTAATAAACTGAATGAAGCTACAGACAAAAATAGTGAGTTTAAAAAAGTATTATTAGAAAAAAGTAAGTCAGAGATGGATATCCTTGCTTTAAAATCTACTATTGACTCTATTATTAATCTACAAACAGAACCCAAAAATAAAGAAGCCTTAAATTTATTAGATTTTAAAAAATTTGAATACAATAAAATTCTGGATAGTATAAAGACAGATTCTTATATGAAAGTTGACAGCGTTTCTAAAAAAGGACTTTTTTCTAGATTAGGCGATGCGTTGGCTGGGAAAACAGAAATACAAAAAGAACAATTAAATATCATTGTAACTATGAAGTATAATGATAAGCTTGTATCTGGAAGTATTGAAGATCAAATTAAAAATGTTTTTTTGACAACTAATAAATACTATGAAAACCAGTTTAATAATTTAAAAAAGACTTTCACAAAGCTTAGAAACCAAGATTTAAAACTTACAGAACTCAACAGTAAATTATTAAATCTAACCGCTACTGTATTGCCTAATTATAGCAAACCCATTAATGCACTCCAGGCTGATTCACAAAAAAAATTAGAGAATCAATACAAATCTAACATAACTGTTAGAAATTACACCTTATTGATATTAATAGTACTAATGTTTATTGTGTCTATAATTCTTTTTAGTTTTACTAGAATGGCTTTTGAATACGAGAAAAGATTGACCACGGCTCAGAATCTTATACGTCAAAGTTTGAACTTTAAGAACCGGATTATGGGTATGATTAGTCATGAAATTAGATCACCTTTAAGTATAATTTCTATGTATAGTAAGAAAATCAGCTCTTCGATACAAGATGTTGAAATTAAAGATACCTTTAAGTCTATTGAGTTTACAACTAATTCATTACTCTTATTATCAAATCAAATTTTGGAATACTCAAAAGAGGAGAACTATGAACTTAAGCTAAAAAATAAAAACTTTCATTTAAAAACAGAGATTAATCAAATCATAAAATCCTTATCTTCATTGGTAGAAAGTAAAGGCAATAAAATAAAACTCAATTCTAATTTAAATTCAGATGACGAAGTTTATTCTGATGCCACAAAAATCCATCAGCTCTTTTATAATATAGTTGGTAATGCCAACAAGTTTACAGAAAACGGTCTAATAGCAATTACAATTGATCTTGACAAAAATTCGGATTATGAATACAATTTGAAAATAGAAATAGAAGACAATGGGGTTGGTATTCCAGAAGAAAATTTAAAAAACATATTTGATTTGTATTATCAAGGTAATGTTTCTAATAAAATGAATGATTTAGGAGTTGGTTTAGGACTAAACTTATGCAAAGAAATAGTTGAATTATTTGATGGCGAAATTAATGTTGAAAGTAAAGAAGGAAAAGGCACAAAAATTGTATTTAATTTAATATTAAGTCCAGCTTAA
- a CDS encoding response regulator transcription factor, whose amino-acid sequence MSASNKYSFLIADDHVVVRQGIGLILKELFWDVTIYKATNFNDTFKTLKEVKIDLLILDINFPDGNSINILAEIKAIQPDIKILIFSALEENIYAMRYLNAGASGYLSKDSSEEEMKFAINSMISSGKYITQNIKDKILDSYISKKPANPLEALSNREMEVALLFVKGYGNLEILELLKIKKTTVSTYKNRIFEKLEVDNLAALIKIFHLYHEETT is encoded by the coding sequence ATGAGTGCATCAAATAAATATAGTTTTTTAATTGCTGATGACCATGTTGTAGTGCGTCAGGGAATTGGTTTGATTCTAAAAGAATTGTTTTGGGATGTAACCATTTACAAGGCTACTAATTTCAATGATACTTTTAAAACCTTAAAAGAAGTTAAGATCGATTTATTGATTTTGGATATAAATTTTCCTGATGGAAATAGTATAAATATTTTGGCTGAAATCAAGGCGATTCAGCCTGATATAAAAATACTAATATTTTCAGCTCTAGAAGAAAATATTTACGCCATGAGGTATCTAAATGCAGGTGCTTCAGGTTATTTATCAAAAGACAGTTCGGAAGAAGAAATGAAATTTGCAATAAATTCAATGATTTCATCTGGAAAATATATTACACAAAATATAAAAGATAAAATACTGGACTCCTACATTTCTAAAAAACCAGCCAATCCACTAGAAGCGCTATCGAATAGAGAGATGGAAGTCGCTTTGTTATTTGTTAAAGGATACGGCAATCTTGAAATACTAGAGTTGTTAAAAATAAAAAAAACAACTGTTAGTACCTATAAAAACAGAATTTTTGAAAAATTAGAAGTAGATAACCTAGCTGCGCTTATAAAAATTTTTCATTTATATCACGAAGAAACGACTTAG
- a CDS encoding sensor histidine kinase has protein sequence MSILSLVLISLEIYDMVYDFYNNDNSNAINSFRSKSREDRSPIFSGKLFNASEFKAQELKLKVLEERFQFALEASKTGVWDWDIKTNTVFYSSQSFKILEINSGATFDNSERWDDIVHPDDLEEYHATIKEHFENHTPFYENYHRVLTSSGRYKWILDRGEVIERDSDGKPLRVIGTHTDITSQKEKELELVKTMKLYSEKNSQLLNFSHIVAHNLNSHAGNLKLLLDMIDTGNSSIENSEAFGYLRTVSNDLNQTITDLSQIVNIQNNINIEVKPLNLKDYLKKVLDVVSGYNYRNLGTIINNIPKDATINFNPAYLESVLLNFCTNAIKYAHPERELIIEFDFFIEKGKKVLTITDNGLGIDLQKYGHLLFGMYKTFHKHQDSHGIGLYITKNQIESMNGAVSVESAVGVGSTFTVTFND, from the coding sequence ATGAGCATTTTAAGTTTAGTATTAATTAGTTTAGAAATATATGATATGGTATACGATTTTTACAACAACGACAATTCTAATGCTATAAATAGTTTTCGCTCAAAATCTCGTGAAGATAGAAGTCCTATTTTTTCTGGAAAATTATTTAATGCATCCGAATTTAAAGCTCAAGAATTAAAACTTAAAGTTTTAGAAGAGCGATTTCAGTTTGCTTTAGAAGCATCAAAGACAGGAGTTTGGGATTGGGATATTAAAACAAATACCGTTTTTTATTCTTCACAATCGTTTAAAATACTTGAAATAAATTCGGGTGCTACATTCGATAATTCAGAGCGCTGGGACGATATTGTTCATCCAGACGACCTAGAAGAGTATCATGCAACTATTAAGGAGCATTTTGAGAATCATACTCCATTTTATGAAAATTATCATAGAGTATTAACGTCTAGTGGTAGATACAAATGGATTCTGGATAGAGGAGAAGTGATAGAGCGCGATAGTGACGGTAAACCATTACGAGTTATAGGAACACACACAGACATCACCTCTCAAAAAGAAAAAGAATTAGAATTAGTTAAAACTATGAAACTGTACAGTGAGAAAAACAGTCAATTGTTGAATTTTTCACATATAGTAGCACATAATTTAAATTCACATGCCGGGAATTTAAAATTGCTTTTAGACATGATTGATACTGGAAATTCAAGTATTGAAAATAGTGAGGCTTTTGGTTATTTAAGAACCGTTTCTAATGATTTAAATCAAACAATTACCGATTTATCTCAAATCGTAAACATTCAGAATAATATAAATATTGAAGTTAAGCCCTTAAATTTAAAAGATTATTTAAAGAAAGTCTTAGATGTTGTTAGCGGGTATAATTATAGAAATTTAGGAACGATTATAAACAATATTCCTAAAGACGCAACTATCAATTTTAATCCTGCTTACCTAGAAAGTGTCTTGTTGAATTTCTGCACGAATGCTATTAAATATGCGCATCCAGAGAGAGAATTAATAATTGAATTCGATTTTTTTATAGAAAAAGGAAAAAAGGTATTGACGATAACCGATAATGGGTTGGGTATAGATTTACAAAAATACGGGCATTTGTTATTCGGAATGTATAAAACATTTCATAAACATCAAGACTCACATGGTATTGGCTTATATATTACAAAGAATCAAATAGAATCAATGAATGGAGCTGTAAGCGTTGAAAGTGCAGTTGGGGTGGGAAGTACGTTTACAGTAACATTCAATGATTAA
- a CDS encoding YegP family protein: protein MEKFVIAKNANDEFQFYFVDNNGDTILRSSGYTRKFMCEKGIESVKTNSQDSTKFFKKTISDEKVYFNLKAFNGKIIGMSKMYEDRILRDQGMDLLKDKAFNAPVEDQTKSTDIIKNISSLVY from the coding sequence ATGGAAAAATTTGTAATTGCAAAAAATGCAAATGATGAGTTTCAATTTTATTTTGTTGACAATAATGGAGATACAATCTTAAGAAGTAGCGGATACACTCGAAAATTCATGTGTGAAAAAGGAATTGAATCTGTAAAAACGAATTCGCAAGACAGTACAAAATTCTTTAAAAAAACCATTTCAGATGAAAAAGTTTATTTTAATTTGAAAGCTTTTAATGGAAAGATTATCGGAATGAGTAAAATGTATGAAGATAGAATATTGCGCGATCAAGGAATGGATCTTTTAAAAGATAAAGCATTTAATGCTCCCGTTGAAGATCAAACCAAATCAACGGATATAATTAAAAATATATCTTCTTTAGTATATTAA
- a CDS encoding histone H1, whose translation MNDLFAKIATEFETFKTEYESLMDKGVKAAGPRARKSTLELEKLLKEFRKVSVEESKK comes from the coding sequence ATGAACGACTTATTCGCCAAAATTGCAACTGAATTTGAAACATTCAAAACTGAATATGAATCTCTAATGGATAAAGGTGTGAAAGCAGCAGGACCAAGAGCTCGTAAATCAACTCTAGAATTAGAGAAATTATTAAAAGAATTCAGAAAAGTTTCTGTAGAAGAATCAAAAAAATAA
- a CDS encoding LLM class flavin-dependent oxidoreductase, with protein MEIGIDSFASAMYGDNNTLSSVDAMEQLLQRIELADQVGLDVFGIGEHHKKEFLDSATAVILAAAAAKTNRIRLSSAVTVLSAADPVRVYQSFATLDLISKGRAEIVVGRGSSIEAYPLFGFNLNDYDQLFKEKLELLLQIRDNEFVSWSGKFRPALNNLPIYPRAMQEKLPIWLGVGGTPESFVRAGTLGLPLMVAVIGGQTHRFRPLIDLYREAGQAAGFATNELKVGLHSPGYVGNTTDKAIANYYPGYAELWTKLGKERGWPPVTKTQFDSLIDTKGVLVVGDPEQVAEKIIRHSEALGGISRFTFQMDNAGLTHTQLMNAIELIGTKVIPLIRRAE; from the coding sequence ATGGAAATAGGTATAGACAGTTTTGCCTCGGCGATGTACGGGGATAACAATACGCTAAGTAGCGTAGATGCAATGGAGCAATTATTACAAAGAATTGAACTAGCCGATCAAGTAGGTCTTGACGTATTTGGTATTGGCGAGCATCACAAAAAGGAATTTTTAGATTCAGCTACTGCTGTTATACTTGCTGCTGCGGCCGCAAAGACAAACCGGATTCGGTTATCAAGTGCTGTAACCGTTTTAAGTGCCGCCGATCCTGTTCGAGTATATCAAAGTTTTGCTACACTCGATTTAATTTCTAAAGGGAGAGCTGAAATTGTTGTAGGCCGCGGATCCTCTATTGAGGCCTACCCCTTGTTTGGTTTTAATTTGAATGATTACGATCAATTGTTTAAAGAGAAATTAGAACTTTTACTTCAAATTAGAGATAATGAATTTGTAAGTTGGTCGGGAAAATTTCGCCCAGCCTTAAACAACCTTCCTATTTATCCACGAGCAATGCAAGAAAAATTGCCTATCTGGTTGGGTGTTGGTGGCACTCCTGAGTCATTTGTTAGAGCAGGAACACTTGGATTGCCTTTAATGGTAGCTGTTATTGGAGGGCAAACACATCGTTTCCGTCCACTCATTGATCTGTACAGAGAAGCCGGTCAGGCTGCTGGGTTTGCTACTAATGAACTAAAAGTTGGATTACACTCTCCAGGTTATGTAGGTAACACTACAGATAAAGCAATTGCAAACTATTATCCTGGTTATGCCGAACTCTGGACTAAGTTAGGAAAAGAACGTGGCTGGCCACCTGTTACGAAAACTCAGTTTGACAGCCTTATAGATACCAAAGGTGTTTTAGTGGTTGGTGATCCTGAACAAGTAGCAGAAAAAATAATCAGACATAGTGAAGCTCTTGGAGGTATTTCGAGATTTACTTTTCAAATGGATAATGCCGGGCTAACACATACGCAATTAATGAATGCTATAGAATTAATAGGAACAAAGGTCATTCCGCTAATTAGAAGGGCTGAGTAA